The segment ATATTTGAGTCCCAAAATAAGCTTAAGGTCTTCTTTGTTTTTGAACATGTTAAATAACTTCACATACAAAGAATAATTGTGGACTAAAATATCTTTTATGTTTTTGTTATTATACTTATTATACTTCAGAATGGACGAGGATTGTTAGATTTCAGACAAAATAACTATCAACCACCTCTAACTCGGCAATGATAACAAGTACTTCGAAATTTGGTATTCTTAAATAAATGATTATTTTTtcaaaaagtaaaataaataatatttccaaaagttatttataattatttttaatggTTATTTAATGGATTTTCCTATTTTATATTAGAATTTCAATTTTGAAAACGTAATTATTGAGACTCAGTCGGAAGTgtaagaagctagtgattgaggTGTCCATATTTAGCTCAGTACTACTCCCTTTCTGAAACGACTTTTCTTCCTTAACAAAGACCAAAACACTAGGAACAAAATCCTCAAAATCTCCATTCAAACTCGCTTCATCACACTCCAATTCTGCAGATTCAGCCATGGATGACGACAGTGATCGGAGTTCTGAAGCAACTGAATTGGAAAATTTAACAACACAAAGAAAGAGGCACAGTGACACCGACGATGCTGAAGATTCCGGCACCGTAAATGAAGACGAATTCGATGACGATGAGACTGATGATCAGAGAGAGGTTAGTGAATTGGACACTTCGCCCATGGAAATCGACGCATATTCTCGAACTTGTCAATCTGAAACCCTAGTATCTGGTATGTTGTACGATCGGTTCTTCCTAAATCGAATTGCGTTTTTCTTCCTGTCGTTGCACATAATTCGACTAGTCTGTAACTTTCTATGTGTTTAGGCTTGGCGGAGGTCCCGATACAGTATGAGATGCGACGGGATGAGTTGGAGCACTTGAAGGTACACCTTTGTTCTTCAATGTTCTTGCTGTTTTCCAGTTTTCTTTGAATAAGAACATATAATTGAGATGATAAAGGTTTATTTACTTTGGTTCATTGGTTGTATCCATCTTCATAAGTAAACATAAGTTTTGACTACATTTTTTGTTCTTCTACTCAACTTAACCCATTTTTGAAGTAGTATTTGTGAAATATAGTATTCTTTTATGAATTCTTGTTCCAAATATATCATCTAAGTCTTGTTTTTTATAGGATTTGTTACAAAGTTTGATCTGGTTGTCAATTTTTTCAAAGAGGGTTTAGATTTTAGAATCTGCAACTTGAAAAGCAACCTAATTTAAAGTGTAATGTAACTCTTCTATGTATTCAAACTTGTTTCTTTAAAAAGGAATCCTATGCTGTATTGAAAATTTGGCTTTGGGCTTGTGTATGAAAGAGGTACACAAGTAAACAATAGTTCTTGATAGATACTTTTAGCTTACTTTTCACTGATCTGATAGTTTGCTAATTCTCTTACAGTTGTTTGTTAAGTGGAAAAGAATATGATCTGTAAATAGATTATTTGAACTTTTGCTTTTTTATTGGCTTTTGTTTGAAGCAAAGTATAAATATGCTGTGAAGTTTATAAGAAAAATGCTTTGTTCTAATCTATGTTCCAATTGTACCCTTTTTCACTTAGAATCAACTTCAAGGGAGTCACCAAGAAGCCCTTGCAATTGTTATAGCCAAAGCTGCTCAATCTCAATCAGGAAGCAAAATCCAAATACCCATAATTCCATCTTTACCCTCAGAACTATCACCAATTTCAAATATTCCAAAATCAAATTCACAAGGAGAGATTCTCTCAATAGAAGGGAACCCTATTAAATCAGACCACAAAACCATATCAACTTCAAGAACTGTGAGAACACCAATTGATGGGTACAACTGGCGAAAATATGGTCAGAAACAAGTGAAGAGTCCGGAAGGTTCTAGAAGCTATTACAAGTGCACATACAATGAATGTGAAGCTAAAAAGATTGAATCTTGTGATCAATACAATTCCATCACGAAAATAGTTTATAAAGGTCAACACAAACATGAACAACCTAAGAAAGTGTTCACAAGGCGAGGTAAAGTCTTATCATCTTCTAAAGGGCAAGAACGTAAATTTACATCCAAGCTATGTAAATCAAGTGGGCCCGTTAGTAATGGTCCGATTTTAGTTGAAGAGATGGATGCACCACCACCAAAAAGGAGGCAAGTTATACACATTTTtactaaattacatttttggcccttaTTTGAGGTTTTTATAACGCTTTTGGTCCATGTTCCAAGTCAAATGACtgttttttggaccaaaattgcaaaattcAGCTATACTTAGGGATCAAAAATAGACATTATAAAtggaaaaaggaccaaaaatgttacAAGAAACTCAACTAAGGACCAAAACCGTAAGAGAACTTTTTTGGACTAGATTTGCAAAAATCAGTTAttctcagggaccaaaaatgtaaattgatttaatttctactaaattacatttttggctctTATTTAAGGTTTTTGTAATGCTTTTGATCTGtgttccaagtaaaatgactatatttttgggaccaaaaatgtTACAAGAACCTCAACTGAGGACCAAAACCGTAAGAGAACTTTTTTGGACTAGATTTGCAAAAATCAGTTAttctcagggaccaaaaatgtaaattgatttaatttttactaaattacatttttggctctTATCTAAGGTTTTGTAACGCTTTTGGTTCAtgttccaagtaaaatgactatttttgggGCCAAAATTGCAAAATCAGCTATACTCGGGGACCAAAAATAGACATTATACATGgaacagggaccaaaaatgttacAAGAAACTCATCTAAGGACCAAAACTGTACAAGAACTTTTTGGGACTAGATTTGCAAAAATGAGCTATACTCGGGGACCAAAAATGTTACAAGAAACTCaactaaggaccaaaaatgttacGAGAACTTTTCGGGACCAGATTTACAAAAATGAGCTATAttgagggaccaaaagtgtaaaatgATGTGAATTTTGTTGGATTATTAGAGTGAAGAAAAACAGCATGGTGAGTCCTGGATCGGTTTTGAAGGCGGCAAAAAAACCAAAATTTGTTGTGCATGCAGCTGGTGATGTGGGAATATCGGCCGATGGTTATAGATGGAGGAAATATGGACAAAAGATGGTCAAAGGAAATCCTCATccaaggtctctctctctctctctctctctctctctctctctctctatatatatatatatatatatatatatatatatatatatataatatgattccttccattttcttaatTTCCATACCTCTtgtatttttaaatataataataataataataattcaggAATTACTACAAGTGCACATCTGCGGGGTGTCCAGTTAGGAAACACATAGAGATGGCAGTTGATGGTTCATCTGAAGTAATTCTAACATACAAAGGAGTCCATGATCATGACATTCCAAATATTCACACAAAACACATCAATATCAATTCCCCTAATGCTAATGCTCTTCTTCTCACTGCTGTTTCTTCCCCTAATCCCGACATTCTTACTTAACTTTTACTTTAATTTCTCCTTTCTTTGTTTAATAAGATCTATATTTATATATTtcgttttaattaaataaatcataaatGTAAATGACTAAATCCCCCGTAGGTCTAGTGGGTTTGAGGAAATTGTAGCCTAGGGTATATTTTTTAAGGTAAGATTTGTTTACAAGTTTGCTATCTAATCTAAGATataatgacttaatgggttaacccataaaacatggcttaatgtattaagaccaCTTAACTCTTAAACTATTATGAATATTGTGAAATTTGTTTTTTTGGAATGAAAAGAAAAAGATGTGTACAACAATTATGTGGAAAGACTTAATCATTTTAACATCGTGGGATCTCTATATCGAAATCAAAATGGATCATAAAAATCATCTGACCATGTATAGAGGTGGTACGTGAATCAAAAGTGGCTTTCATTTACATAATCCGTCAATCAGAAGAGATATTAAATGGATTTTGTTATTAACTTTTTATTTTGAGATAATTACAAATTTAACCAAATACATTAATTATTTTGTggaaaataaccaaaaaaatcCAAATTACAAAATTAGCCCTTAAAATTGCAGATGGATTAAACCCATTTGCGATTTCACATTTCCATATGCGAACGTACAAGTGTTTAAAACACATCTGTGTTTTATGCACTTGTACGTTCGCAGATGGAAcagtccatctgcgattttgtACATTCCATATGCGATTTCGTAGCTATTTtgtataaaaacgtttttttgTACTATCTTTTTTAGAGAAATTCTCTCTCTTATACATGAGTTGACAATTATATTCTATTTTGTGTAGCCTGTTTGGTTGGACTTGGACTTTACTtgatgcatgtttaattagattgTACATTCTACTTATACTACTTATACTACGGGCAATACCACTTAGGTTTTGTTTGGCGCGTcacagctagcttatttttcgagttttttttatgttgtcgtatTTGGTAAAcaaaaaagtagcttataagctagctttttgaaaagctacttagagtagctttttaaaatttttccaaatacaccccttaattaattatagaaacacatactcttttatgtaattttatatatttcagctagttttaccaaacgttattttttatcagctaactttttatttaacagctagcttttcagctatcagctaactTTTCAACTAacaactagcttttcagctaatacgccaaacatagccttaaAGTGAATGCAACtcccttccttttttttttctataaattaCAATTAAAAGCTAATAAATTATTATTAGCTATCATATTTATAACATATTCAATAAACACAAAATAATAGTCCAGATTAACAAGAAAGTTAACAGTTCATTAGAGATTAATTTTAAACGGAAGGAAGGGTTTAACTAATAATTAGATTAAGAATTAAGTAAAAAACGAGTGAGGTCGGTCGACAAGTCGTAACTCAACTGGGATGAGACTGGATTCAACATTTTGTGGCCGTGATTGTTGACATCGCAACTACTTGGCTGCTTGCAATTACAAACAAACTTATACTTTTCTTTTTCTACACgataaagataaaaataaaaagaataacatGTCTTTTAACAAAATTTCCAAAGAAATAACaacaaaaattataattttttgaaaaagtttatatataataaggttGTTTCGTAGTTAAACCTTATCAATTTCGTagtcaaaaatataaaaaaaaaaattaaaaaaaaaaacaaaaaaaatcactaAATCGCAGGTGAATATAGAGGAAATCGTTATGTCCATCTGCAATTTTAGGCTAGAAAAAGGGGTATATATATACAGCAAAAAAAAACCACATAAGAACGTACAAGTGGCTAAAGCACGTCTATGCTTTAGCTACTTGTACGTTCGCAGATGGCATGACGAAATCGTAGATGGATTATACCTATCTGCAATTTTAGTGGCTAAAAATGTAATTTTGGTTTTTTTGGGCTATTTTCCACAAAGTAAATAATGTATTTGGCTACATTTAtaattttctcttttatttttaattatagaaTTAAATACATGATTGGTTCTTTAGACCGAGTTATATCTATAAATAAGATTTCAATTTTGCGTTTAATCACCTTAATAATCAATGAGTTTCCATTTTGTATGTGACAGTCTCAAAGAACCGTTCTTGGTTATTGTATTATGAAAAGCAAATGTTCGATAGCGAGATAAATTTGATTTAAGAAATCATGTAAAAAACATGTTTAGATCTTAAATCATTTATGTTTGTCTTTTTCATAGATTAcatcaatattttactataaacAAAATTTTGTACAAATACGAACACAAACATAGAGGGAAAAAAATGTGTTTCTATAAAAGAAATTGTTTATGTAGTTTTGACAAACCACTtcttcaatttttcatatatcaaaGTGTATGTGTAGCTTTTTAAGGATTAATTTCACAAATTGATGATACTTAAGCCTGTTTGATATGTTTTTTTGTTGAGTGGTAAAAAGTTCCAGTCAGATTCAAATTGTttgatattataattatattatagtTTATGATATGCCTCTAACCGGGTCTATAAGAAGTTGATTCTGATACAATCAAACAATGATACCCCTTGTTTTCTCCcaacaattgaaaaaaaaatagattttgttAATATATGGTGCACCTCCTAGAAAAAAAATTGTGCAACTAGtattagggatgagcatcggaaccgggtacccgcttttggaaccggaaccgcctcggaactgccggttttggaactaggcggttccggttccggttctcgttttttcggaaccgctacccgctgggtacccgccggaaccggtttatatatatatatatacatatatatatatatatatatatatatatatatatatatatatatatatatatatatatataatttcatataaatGTGTGTTACTTAGACCAGTTTAGAATATATTGGTCCGATTTTGTCCGTCTTTGGTCCGAATTGATTTAATTTGGATCGAACTAAATTACGGGAACCCTAGATGCTGTCGGAGTAAAGGATCGTCAACAAGGGCGTTCTAGTGCGTTGTAGATTCTTATCCAAGACTTGTGTCCCTTCTTTCATTTCACATAAAATGGAGAGGTGAATTGATGTACTTATTGGATCCGTCGGGacttttttatcgaaaaaatttaacaaaattaatgcgaccgggttacccgctcccggaaccggaaccgccggttccgggacTGGTTCCAAATATTTAAGAATTGCctagagcggttccggttccggttctaactttctaggaaccgccggtttcggttctggttccggttctcgccaaatgaggcgggtacccgcctacgCTCATCCCTAACTATTATCCCAAGCCAATGTGTAAACTAAGGAAGAAGCGGTGGACATTGGAAAACGCATTGTGTGACaacaattcaaaaaaaaaactattattcatTTTGTTGCTTACTGCTTCACAACGACAGCTATGACTTCTCTTTCAGTTTCAAGATAAGAAcaagtattatttatttatttactttaatcttttaatattttattagtttagtTTGATTTAGTAATTAACATTGATAAATTGTTAATCTAAAATTAGCCATTTAGTTGTTTACTCTTTAATTTGTTATGTTGTTTGTGAAATTAAGTTTAAATCTTCAGTTGAGAATTTTAAATCTTTAATTATCTTATGATTTTTAACCAAAATTCTTTTTATGCTATCCTTTGCCAACACAAAAgtaattaatttttttctttttgatttttacaccgtatttgtttattatagttaAGACACTATGTTTTCAGTTCGTTATAATTCTGACAGTTTGATCGGTATGTTTTAGGCCATCTGGTTGCTAAAGTGCCCAAAAGACACTATGTTATTACTTTTtgtgattttgacactaagtttttaattttttttttttaaattttgacactaaattttttattttattcaattTGTGATATAATTGCTCCATTTAccctataatataataaaatatatttacaatggattaaaaaaatataaatgaaataaaCAAATGTAGAGACATAATTGCTCAATTTTTTGTACTTGGAttgggttaatgtcataaaaacccttaagttttcagggttttgtcggtttttcccaaagttgaattttatgttCGTTTTTATCCTAACATTTTCGAAAAAATGTTTGGTTTTACCtttttaccggtgataacaggttttccaggttaccattaaattaaatttgcaaaaAACCCTTAATTTTACCCTTTTTTGCCTTTTTaaccttaagtttataatttttttacacttttaccctaaatatttttttcaaaatatacgtATTCACGTAGAAAAAATCGTATTTATATACaaaaaaatgtttaattaaatattgtatttatatattttttaatgttatatatatatatatatatatgtgtgtgtgtgtgtgtgtgtttgtttgtttgtgtgtgtgtttgcaagGTTATACtatttaaaaagataaataatatttttagaattaTGAATACGTGTTTTATAGATATagtttttagaagtataaatacatatttttacattattatatataaatatgtatctatacttctaaaaatatatttatacttaaaaaaaacatatatcaaaatacatatttacacttctaagaatatatgtatatacttatataaacatgtttatgattcagcaagtttttttttattgatatgtatatttttaaatgcataaaaatatgtacttgtagttctaaaaacatattaatttgtgtttttttacatcttaaatggtttatccaagaaataacattaaaaaaatgtaaataca is part of the Lactuca sativa cultivar Salinas chromosome 7, Lsat_Salinas_v11, whole genome shotgun sequence genome and harbors:
- the LOC111881629 gene encoding probable WRKY transcription factor 32; its protein translation is MDDDSDRSSEATELENLTTQRKRHSDTDDAEDSGTVNEDEFDDDETDDQREVSELDTSPMEIDAYSRTCQSETLVSGLAEVPIQYEMRRDELEHLKNQLQGSHQEALAIVIAKAAQSQSGSKIQIPIIPSLPSELSPISNIPKSNSQGEILSIEGNPIKSDHKTISTSRTVRTPIDGYNWRKYGQKQVKSPEGSRSYYKCTYNECEAKKIESCDQYNSITKIVYKGQHKHEQPKKVFTRRGKVLSSSKGQERKFTSKLCKSSGPVSNGPILVEEMDAPPPKRRVKKNSMVSPGSVLKAAKKPKFVVHAAGDVGISADGYRWRKYGQKMVKGNPHPRNYYKCTSAGCPVRKHIEMAVDGSSEVILTYKGVHDHDIPNIHTKHININSPNANALLLTAVSSPNPDILT